The Patescibacteria group bacterium region GGGAGCAGTTGTTGATGATGCTTCAACTATCCGTATTTTAGTCACAGCTGATGCTGTTCCGATGTATGAAGATGCTACCTCTACTTTCACTTTTGGTGGAACGACTGCAGCTGGCGGCGATACTAATCCTAGCAGCACGGATGACGTTAACGTTTCCGCGGCTGATCCTAACGCTAGTATTGACGTGAGCGCGATTGATACTGTAGGTGAAACTGGCAATGTAGTCGCTACTTTTGATATCGATTATCCTTTAGTTAATAATGACCAAGTGTGGATAACTTTTCCCGCTAATTACGATGTTTCCGGAGCCACCTATGTTTCCGATACTTTTACTGGTGATTTTGACACCTGCGCTGTTGCTGGCCAGACAGTCAAATGCGATGCTAATGGCGGTATTGCCTCTCAAGGAAGCGGCACGATAACTATTAGCGGTATTAAGGCCAAATATGAAGCGGCTGCAAGCACCTATACCACCGCTTTATATGATGTTTCCGCTACTTCCAATATTTCTTCGGCTTCTGATGATGCGATTGGTGCGACTTATGCCGCTACTAGCTTTACCGGATCAGGTATAAACGCTTCTGAAGTTACTTTGGTGGGCGACACTGCCGGTCAAGTTATTTTTGCCATAACTTTTCCAGTAGCTTTGGCTGCCGGCGATACCATCAAAATAACTTTCCCTGATAATTATGATGTTTCTGGTTTAACCCAAGCCGCTGGCCAGAATTACAATTTAGATCAAGATGTCACCGTAGCCGTGGCGGGGCAGGTAGTTACCTTGACTTTATCAGGGGCTCAAACGGCAGGAACTGGAGAAATTATTAATTTTGAAGCTAATAAGATTTTGGCTAAATATGCCGCTACCGGGCAAACCGCGTCCATTCTTATTGAGAAATCTACGGGGCAAGATGTTTTGGCCGCTTCAACTGATGCCGGCGTGACTGATACTATCGAAAACACCACAGCTGCTGATCCAGTTTCTAGCATTAATGTCACCGCTATTTCTGAATATAACAAGACTGGCAATACTGTTGTGTCTTTTACCATCCCATATGCTTTAGCTAATGATGATGAACTAAGACTAACTTTGCCAGCTAGCTATAATGTCGCTAGCGCTGCTTACGTTTCTGATACTTTTACCGGAAGTTTTGATGCTTGTACAGCAGCAGGACAAACAATAACCTGTACCGCTAATGGTGCTATGACCGCTGAAACGGCAACGGTTACTATTTCTGGCATCAGAGCTGCTTCTAACACCCCAGCCGATGCTTCAACTTATACGACAACTCTGTATGATATTTCGGCTAGTGCTATAATTGCTACCGCTAATGATGACGCCATCGCGGCCACCACTGCTGACGCTACCGCTCCAACATTAGACACTGGTAATGTGATTGCTAATAATAGTCCAGCCGCAGATACTATCACTCTTCAGTTTAGCGAAAACATGGATGAAACTACTGCAGAAAATGTAGCTAACTATATCGTTACTAATAATGGCGGGTCTATAACCTATAATATCGCTACCGCCGTCTTAACTAATGACACTGTTGTCTTAACTCTGGCCACTGTTAATCCGGCTGACCCAACTACTTTCATGACCAGCACGGATGTAGCGGCTCACATTAAAGTTACTCCGAGCGTAAATATTAAGGACGCTAATGGCGTGGCCTATGGCGGTTTGCAGATTACAGAAAGCGGGGGATCTTTAGTTGATGCTACTGCCCCAACTTTAGCCGCTGGTTCCATCATTGTTAATAATCAGAATCAGCCGAATACGATAACTTTAACTTTCAGCGAGCCAATGGATCATACTCAGGCAGAAACCGTTGGTAATTACTTAGTACAAAGCAATGATTTGGGTATAACTTATGGCATCGCTTCCGCCGCCCAAGATCTTGGCGGAACCGTTATTACCTTAACTTTGAATGCTGTTAACCCCGCTGATAATACTACTTTTATCACTAATGCCGACGCTACGGCGGGGATTAAGGTGACTCCTAATGCTAACCTAGAAGATGTTTCAGGTTTCAATTATGCTGCTGGATTAGTATTAGCAACTGAAGACGGTTTCCAGGATATCACTCCTCCGACTTTACCGGCCGCCAATATCGATGTTAATAACTCCGTCTCTCCTAACACTATAACCTTGCAGTTTAGTGAAAAACTTAATAAAACTACAGCCGAAGATATTACCCACTATACTGTGACTAATAATGCGGCTGGAATTTCCTATACTATTGCCAGTGCCGCTCTAACCAATGATACCGTTGTTTTAACTTTAGCGGCTTTTGACAAGGATGATCCTCAGACCTATATAACTAATGCTGCTATTGCCGGTCATATCAAGGTTACACCATCAACCCACATCTTGGATGTAGTTGGCACTGCTTATGCTGGCGCTTTAGTAACTGAAGCTGGTGGTTCTCATACTTTACACTCTAGCGTTCCGACCGTGACGGTTGGCGGCACTTCAGTTGATAAAGCTGGTGACACCATCACCCTTACTTTTAATGAAGAAATGGACACTAGCACTATTACTAATGCCATCGTACAAGCTGATACTAATGTTACTCTTGATTATTCTGACGATGCCGGTAATACCAACCAGGCTAATATTCCTTTGACTAACGCCACCGTTTCCTGGAATGCCGCTAAATTGGTGGCCACTATTACCCTTAATGAAGCTACTGATTCCGCCTATATCCCCGACGGCAAGTTCTTAGGAGCAACTTTATCAGGCGTAACTGATATCTACGGTATCGCTGAAGCCGGCTCAGAAGTTTACTCCGGTGCTGGTATTGCCAAGGAAGCCACTGTCCCGACGATCGTGGTGACCGCCAATTCAGTTAATGCTGGCGGTGATACTATTACTATTACATCTGATGAAGTTCTATCATCGACTGCCACTACGATTGGTAATTGGACTGTCCAATACGATGATAATGGCGCCGGCCTTAACATCCAGACCGTTACTCTAGCTAATGCTGTGGCAACGATTAATGCCGCTAAGACCGTGGTTACCATCACTCTTGATGAAGTCACTGATGGCGCTTCTATTCCTAGCAGCAAATATGTTAAGGTAACTCCGAATGCTACTAATATCAAAGATTTAGTGGGTAATAATGGGGTAGCCGCTGATTATACTGCTGCTGGCGTTAGCTCTGAATCAACCGCTCCGACAATTTCCGCTACTTCCGTAGCTGACGGAGCCACTGGCGTGGCGGTTAACCCAACGATTTCCGTTACTTTCAGCGAAGCTTTAAGCCCGGCAACTGTAAACAGCAATACTGTTAAGCTGTATACTGATGTTGGTAATAATAATGCAGTTAATATTGGTACTGACACTGAAGTTCCAGTTACTATCAGCTTAGAGAACAATGGCGCTTCTACTAAAATCTATATCACCCCCAATTCTAATCTAAGCAATTCCGGTAATTATATCTATCGTATCTCAACCGGCGTTAAGGATTTATCTGGTAATGCTTTAGCTGCTAACGCTGATTACGACTTTACCACCGTCGCTCAATCCAATGGTTCCTTGGCGGTTACCAGCATTTCTACCACTCGTTCCTATGCCACCGCTGATGATACTTGGGGCAATGGTTGGGCTTGGACTTTCAATATTACCGTTCCAACTTCAGAAACTAGTTTCCGGATGAAATTTTCTAACTGGATTAGCGGTAGTAACACAATAGCGGCTGCTAACAATATCCGCTTCTATTCTGCTCAAGCTTCAGCTAATGCGGATGCGGACAACGCCCGCTTGATTACGGCGGCTGCTACCAATAGCGATGCGATCATTTTGGATGGTGATTTAGATGCTAATACAGCTGGTCGTCAGATCCAAGTGACTGTTGAAGCTAAGGTCCCAGCCGGATCTTCTGGTGGATCATATTCCACTTCTTACGGAGTTACTTCAAATTTACCATCATAATTGTTAGATAGTTGATTTTCCGGGGAAAGAATATTTTCTTTCCCCGATTAAGTCAATTATTAGTTTCGTTTATTTTTAATAAAAGATAAAAATATGAGAAAAAAGATTGTCAGCTTATCCCTGTTGGTCCTGTTGCTATTATTCGGAGTTTATTCCTTAAAGGTTAATGCTTCTACGGTCACAGGAGATTTAAACACCGGCTTAAATAGTAATTCTGGCAACATGGACGGCATCGTTATCGCCGCTCCCACTCCATCTCCGGCGGCCGGAACCTATACGAGCGCGCAAAATGTGACTTTAACAGCGGCCGGTTCGACGGCGATTTGCTACACCATCGATGGCTCTACTCCGGGCTGTACCAATGCTACCTCTTGCAGCGCCGGTAGCTTATATTCCGGGGCAATTTCCGTCTCATCTTCCAAAACCATTAAGAGTCTAGCTTGCTATAATAATAATTCTGCTGGCCCAGTTGCTACTAGCGCCTATACTATCAATATCTCTTCTGGCGGCGGCGGAGGCGGCGGAGGTGGTAACACCACCTACTGCTCAGCCGTAACTTATTCTGCTTGGGGAACTTGCGTAGGTAGCCAGCAATATCGTAGCGTTGTCTCCCAAACACCTAGTGGCTGCACTCTAACCACCACCCAGCAGATCGCTTTACAGCAGGCTTGCACGGCAGCGACTTCCACTCCGCCGGTTAATGAACCAGTTACTCCAGAAACGCCAGTGACGCCCCCCTCATCCGATATTATTAACGATATTTTAGATGAAGCGGGAATCGTCAGTTCTGGTAATCCGGACGATTTACTGGGCCACCTCAATAACACCCGGGATGAGAGCCGCGAAGGTATCGGTGCGACTAAGTATGGCAAGATTTTATCTCTTGATAAGAAACTAACTCGTGATGAATTGGATGCTATCGTCCGTTTCATTGTCTACGGTACCCGTACCACCCAGATTTTAGGGGAAGGGGAAAGAGCTGGGGTTATCAATTCCTATTTCCAGGCCTATTCCAAACTTCCGAATACTGAGGAAGAGTGGGCCGATGTCATTAAGATCGCTAACGGCCGGTGGCCGGTAGAACGAAGTACTAAGGCGGAAAACCAAGCTAAGTTAGAATTCCGCAAGGTCTATGCCCGTAATGCCAACTTAAGCAATAATATTGATGAGAACGCGATCATGGTAATCGCCTATGGCCTATTACCATCCCAGCGCAATCTAAACAGCGAAAAGGTGGCCATCAAGACTTTCAAATGGGTCTATGGGCATAATCCGGTCAGCGCTTTAGCTTGGAATGTCGTTCGCGCGATCGCCTATAGCGGTGCTACCAGATAATTAATTTAAAGATTAAAAATAAAGGACTGCTCTATCGCAGTCCTTTTGTTATAAAAAAGAATCCGCTTTGTTTAGCGGATTCGAGGCATAGGATCTTCTTATTTTAACTTAGCCATGATAAT contains the following coding sequences:
- a CDS encoding Ig-like domain-containing protein; amino-acid sequence: MKKIFNDKVWGKLFFSVLFVALIAGFGLYAPAANAASSYTVTETTATVGTATNLEIEYTVDSGVQTWADGDTLTITLPNNFPIWSSMTMSAEYDTDTTNNGVGETPIAQGAGNGEYSHDGQRVLTIKWNVTGWGAVVDDASTIRILVTADAVPMYEDATSTFTFGGTTAAGGDTNPSSTDDVNVSAADPNASIDVSAIDTVGETGNVVATFDIDYPLVNNDQVWITFPANYDVSGATYVSDTFTGDFDTCAVAGQTVKCDANGGIASQGSGTITISGIKAKYEAAASTYTTALYDVSATSNISSASDDAIGATYAATSFTGSGINASEVTLVGDTAGQVIFAITFPVALAAGDTIKITFPDNYDVSGLTQAAGQNYNLDQDVTVAVAGQVVTLTLSGAQTAGTGEIINFEANKILAKYAATGQTASILIEKSTGQDVLAASTDAGVTDTIENTTAADPVSSINVTAISEYNKTGNTVVSFTIPYALANDDELRLTLPASYNVASAAYVSDTFTGSFDACTAAGQTITCTANGAMTAETATVTISGIRAASNTPADASTYTTTLYDISASAIIATANDDAIAATTADATAPTLDTGNVIANNSPAADTITLQFSENMDETTAENVANYIVTNNGGSITYNIATAVLTNDTVVLTLATVNPADPTTFMTSTDVAAHIKVTPSVNIKDANGVAYGGLQITESGGSLVDATAPTLAAGSIIVNNQNQPNTITLTFSEPMDHTQAETVGNYLVQSNDLGITYGIASAAQDLGGTVITLTLNAVNPADNTTFITNADATAGIKVTPNANLEDVSGFNYAAGLVLATEDGFQDITPPTLPAANIDVNNSVSPNTITLQFSEKLNKTTAEDITHYTVTNNAAGISYTIASAALTNDTVVLTLAAFDKDDPQTYITNAAIAGHIKVTPSTHILDVVGTAYAGALVTEAGGSHTLHSSVPTVTVGGTSVDKAGDTITLTFNEEMDTSTITNAIVQADTNVTLDYSDDAGNTNQANIPLTNATVSWNAAKLVATITLNEATDSAYIPDGKFLGATLSGVTDIYGIAEAGSEVYSGAGIAKEATVPTIVVTANSVNAGGDTITITSDEVLSSTATTIGNWTVQYDDNGAGLNIQTVTLANAVATINAAKTVVTITLDEVTDGASIPSSKYVKVTPNATNIKDLVGNNGVAADYTAAGVSSESTAPTISATSVADGATGVAVNPTISVTFSEALSPATVNSNTVKLYTDVGNNNAVNIGTDTEVPVTISLENNGASTKIYITPNSNLSNSGNYIYRISTGVKDLSGNALAANADYDFTTVAQSNGSLAVTSISTTRSYATADDTWGNGWAWTFNITVPTSETSFRMKFSNWISGSNTIAAANNIRFYSAQASANADADNARLITAAATNSDAIILDGDLDANTAGRQIQVTVEAKVPAGSSGGSYSTSYGVTSNLPS
- a CDS encoding chitobiase/beta-hexosaminidase C-terminal domain-containing protein, yielding MRKKIVSLSLLVLLLLFGVYSLKVNASTVTGDLNTGLNSNSGNMDGIVIAAPTPSPAAGTYTSAQNVTLTAAGSTAICYTIDGSTPGCTNATSCSAGSLYSGAISVSSSKTIKSLACYNNNSAGPVATSAYTINISSGGGGGGGGGNTTYCSAVTYSAWGTCVGSQQYRSVVSQTPSGCTLTTTQQIALQQACTAATSTPPVNEPVTPETPVTPPSSDIINDILDEAGIVSSGNPDDLLGHLNNTRDESREGIGATKYGKILSLDKKLTRDELDAIVRFIVYGTRTTQILGEGERAGVINSYFQAYSKLPNTEEEWADVIKIANGRWPVERSTKAENQAKLEFRKVYARNANLSNNIDENAIMVIAYGLLPSQRNLNSEKVAIKTFKWVYGHNPVSALAWNVVRAIAYSGATR